Part of the Micromonospora rhizosphaerae genome is shown below.
ACCATCAGCGAACAGATCGGCTCAGGCTATCTACACATCTACATATTTACAATGATCACAAACGGTGCTCGCCCTTGAATTCCCGGCCTTTCCGGCCATTGCCTTCTGTCTATAAATTGACACGTGTCTCGATCCGTGGGACCAACCCGGAAGCCGTGCGCGGCGGTGACGGTTTACGCGGCGACCCTGCACCGGGTCAAGGACGCTCTGCTACTGATGCCTATGCCGCTCCGTCATAAAAATGACGGAGCGGCATAAGGGCGAATCGAGCTATTCAGTGGGAAGCGCGGCGAAACTCGATCCGCCTTACCTGCTACGGGAGGCTCGACGTCGGCAGCGAGTCGGCGAGTTCCGCGATCACCTCGGCGTGACAGCGCTCCGGCACACACCAGCAACCGAGCCTGCGCCCGCGCAGTTCGGGGAGGAGGGCGAGGAGGTCGGGGCGGCCGAGCAGGTACGCGCGGTACTTCTCGAGGACCTCCGCACGGGTGCCGTCGGGGCCGGGGCGGTACGGGCTGGACAAGGGGGAGCCCGGGAGACGCCAGCCGCCGCGATACATGGCGCGCCCGACATAGATCACGTCGGCGTACGCCGGGTCGTCGCGGTGGCCCTTCAGGTTCACGACCGTGGTTGCCTGCATGGTTCAGCAAACGTACCCTGCAGCGCGGCGCTGCCGGTGGCGCCGCGACGTCCCAGTCGTTGAGGAGTGGTCCGCATGCCCGGGGCTCTTGACGGGGTGCTCGTCGCCGATTTCAGCAGGGTTCTCGCCGGCCCGTACGCCACCATGCTCCTGGCCGACCTCGGCGCCGACGTGGTGAAGGTGGAACGGCCCGGCGCGGGCGACGACACCCGGGCCTGGGGTCCGCCGTACGACGGCGACGGCACCGCCACCTACTACCTGTCCGTCAACCGCAACAAGCGGTCGGCGGCGCTGGACCTGACCGATCCGGACGACCTGGCCACCGCTCGGGGCCTGGCGCACCGGGCGGACGTGATCGTGCAGAACTTCCGCCCCGGCACGATGGAGCGCTACGGCCTGGGTTACGCCGACATCGCGGCCGCCAACCCGGGCGCCGTCTACTGCTCGATCACCGGCTTCGGCTCCGGCTCCGGCGCCGACCGGCCCGGATACGACCTGCTCGTCCAGGCCGTCGGCGGGCTGATGAGCGTCACCGGAGCCCAGCCCGGGGAGCCGGTCAAGGTCGGGGTGGCCGTGGTCGACGTGATCACCGGGCTGCACGCCACGGTCGGCATCCTGGCCGCGCTGCGTCACCGCCAGGCCACCGGCGCCGGCCAGCACGTCGAGGTCAACCTGCTCTCGTCGTTGCTGTCCGCGCTGGTCAACCAGGCATCCGGCTACGTCTCAGCCGGCGTGGTCCCGGGCATCCTGGGCAACGCGCACCCCAGCATCGTGCCGTACGAACTGCTGCCCACCTCCGACCGGCCGCTCGCGGTGGCGGTCGGCACCGACGCGCAGTTCACCGCGCTGTGCCGGGTGCTGGGCATCCCGGCCGTCGCCGAGGAGCCGCGCTACGTCAGCAACGCCAACCGGGTACGCCACCGCGAAGCGCTCATCGCCACGTTGTCCGAGCGGACGGCGCTGCGTTCCGCCGACGACCTGGCCGCGGCGCTCCGCGGCGTCGGGGTGCCGTCCGGGCCGGTGAACGACCTCGCCGGGGCCTTCGGCCTCGCCACGGAACTGGGACTGGCGCCGGTGGTGGACATCGACGGGCCGGACCGGTCGCAACCAGTCCGGCAGGTCGCCAACCCGATCACGCTGTCCGGTACGCCCGCCGGCTATCACCGGCCACCGCCCCGGCTCGGTGAGCACACCGCAGAGGTGCTCAACTGGCTCGCTCCTGCGCCAAGCGCCCCGCCCACCCAGGACGTGTGATGGCCAACCCGAGGAAACTCACCGCCAGCCATGGGACCTGGCGGCGCCGTGGTTCGTCGATGCGCTGGTCGGTGGACTCGCCGGCCTGCTCGTGGTCATCCCGCTGCTTCGGCGAGATCGTGGTTAGTCAGCCCGAGGCGCGGGGTATGCGGCGTTCGAGACACGTATGTCGAGGAACGCCGAGGGTCGAGGTGGCAACTGATGGTCGCCCGGGTCGATCTGTCGCGGCTGCGTGCGCTGCTCGGCGCGGGCGCTCAACTCGTCGAGGTGCTGCCCGCCGTCGAGTACGCCGACCAGCATCTGCCCGGGGCGGTCAACATCCCCCTCAAGACCCTCAATCCCGACACGACCGCTGCCCTCCATCGCACCCGCCCCGTGGTCGTCTACTGCTGGGACGGCCTTTGAGACATGAGCCCACGAGCCGCGTGCCGGCTCGAAGCCCTCGGGTTCACCGACGTCAACGACTACGCTGCGGGCAAGGTGGACTGGCTCGCGCACAACCTGCCCACCGAGGGGGCGGCGGCCAACGCACCTACCGCCGGTAGCCGCCTGCGCCACGACGTCCCCACCGCCGCGCCTGACGAGACGCTCGCCGCCGTCCGGGCCCGCGTCGACGCCTCCCCTTACCGGTTCGCTCTCGTTCTCGCCAGCGATCGCACCCTGCTCGGCCGGCTTCGGCACGCCGCCCTCGCCACCGCCCCCGGCGCCGCAGCCCACGAAGTGATGGAACCCGTTCTCTCGACACTGCGCCCCCACCTGGCCCTGGCTGGCGTCGCATCCGACCTCCGCGACCACCACCTGACCTACGCGATCATCACCGACCCGGAAGGGCACCTGCTGGGCACGGTTCACCTCCAGGACTTGACAGGCGGTGCCGGGCACGACGGTCACGCCAAGCCCAGGTGAGGCATGGCGACGATGTCCCTTACGGACGTCGGCGGGTGCTGTCGTCGCCTTCGGACAGGTTCCGTCGCAGCCGCACCTCGGGCTCGCCGTACGCCTCCTCGACCCGGGTGCCACCGTCGGGCGTCCAGCCCTGCGCCGCGTAGAAGGCGCGAGCAGCATGGTTTGCCGCGAACACCCACAACGTCGCCGTGGCGTGGTCCGCCGCCCGTAACTCCTCGGCTGCGGCGCGCAGCAGCGTCCGACCCAAACCGAGACCCTGGGCGTCCGGGTGCACGTACAGGCTGAACACGTGCCCGCGGCGCGCGTCGTCCGGGTCCACGCCGAAGCGGGTGACGGCCCGAACTCCCTGCCCGGTCACCTCGGCGACGAGCACGCCGTCCGGCGCGGCCGCGAGCACGCGTCGCCACAGCGCCGCCGCGCTCGCCTCGTCGTAGCGGGCCCGCACCCGCGGCGGCAGCAGGTCGGCGTACGACCGGTGCCAGCAGGCCAGGAAGACGGCACCGGCGGCGTCGGCGTCGGCCGCTACCGCCCGGCGGACCCGCACCGTCACGAGCCGGACGGTGCGAGCTGCGCCGACCGGTCGCTCACCTGCTCGGCGGCGACGTGGCAGGCCACCTGGTGGCCGGAGCTCAACGGCAGCGGCAGCAACGCCGGGTCGAGCCGCCGGCAGTCGTCCTGCGCCAGCGGGCAGCGCGGGTGGAACGGGCAGCCGGACGGCGGGGCAGCCGGGTTGGGCACCTCACCGGAGACGGTGGCCTCGATCGGCTGGGAGAGCTCCGGGTTGGGCGCGGGGACCGCGGCGCACAGGGCCGCGGTGTAGGGGTGCCGGGGGTTGTCCAGCACCGACTTCCAGTCGCCGACCTCGACGACCCGACCGAGATACATCACCGCGACCCGGTCGCTGATGTGCCGCACCATGGCCACGTCGTGGCTGATGAACACGTAGCTGAGGCCGAGGTCGCGGCGCAGGTCGACCAGCAGGTTCATGATCTCGGCCCGGACCGACACGTCGAGCGCCGACACCGGCTCGTCGAGCAGCAGCACCTTCGGCTCCACCGCGAGGGCCCGGGCGATGCCGACCCGTTGCCGCTGCCCGCCGGAGAGCTCGTGCGGGTAGCGCGCGCCGAACGGCGCGCCCAGCCCGACCATCTCCAACAACTCGCCCACCCGCCGCTCGCGCTGCCGGCCGTCGGCGAGCCGGTGCACGGACAGCACCTCGCCGAGCGCCTGGCCGACGCGCAGCCGCGGGTTGAGCGAGGCGTACGGGTCCTGGAACAGCATCTGGATGTGCCGGCGCTGCTGGCGTAGC
Proteins encoded:
- a CDS encoding DUF4326 domain-containing protein; this encodes MQATTVVNLKGHRDDPAYADVIYVGRAMYRGGWRLPGSPLSSPYRPGPDGTRAEVLEKYRAYLLGRPDLLALLPELRGRRLGCWCVPERCHAEVIAELADSLPTSSLP
- a CDS encoding CaiB/BaiF CoA transferase family protein is translated as MPGALDGVLVADFSRVLAGPYATMLLADLGADVVKVERPGAGDDTRAWGPPYDGDGTATYYLSVNRNKRSAALDLTDPDDLATARGLAHRADVIVQNFRPGTMERYGLGYADIAAANPGAVYCSITGFGSGSGADRPGYDLLVQAVGGLMSVTGAQPGEPVKVGVAVVDVITGLHATVGILAALRHRQATGAGQHVEVNLLSSLLSALVNQASGYVSAGVVPGILGNAHPSIVPYELLPTSDRPLAVAVGTDAQFTALCRVLGIPAVAEEPRYVSNANRVRHREALIATLSERTALRSADDLAAALRGVGVPSGPVNDLAGAFGLATELGLAPVVDIDGPDRSQPVRQVANPITLSGTPAGYHRPPPRLGEHTAEVLNWLAPAPSAPPTQDV
- a CDS encoding rhodanese-like domain-containing protein; the protein is MVARVDLSRLRALLGAGAQLVEVLPAVEYADQHLPGAVNIPLKTLNPDTTAALHRTRPVVVYCWDGL
- a CDS encoding CBS domain-containing protein, whose amino-acid sequence is MSPRAACRLEALGFTDVNDYAAGKVDWLAHNLPTEGAAANAPTAGSRLRHDVPTAAPDETLAAVRARVDASPYRFALVLASDRTLLGRLRHAALATAPGAAAHEVMEPVLSTLRPHLALAGVASDLRDHHLTYAIITDPEGHLLGTVHLQDLTGGAGHDGHAKPR
- a CDS encoding GNAT family N-acetyltransferase, translating into MTVRVRRAVAADADAAGAVFLACWHRSYADLLPPRVRARYDEASAAALWRRVLAAAPDGVLVAEVTGQGVRAVTRFGVDPDDARRGHVFSLYVHPDAQGLGLGRTLLRAAAEELRAADHATATLWVFAANHAARAFYAAQGWTPDGGTRVEEAYGEPEVRLRRNLSEGDDSTRRRP
- a CDS encoding ABC transporter ATP-binding protein — encoded protein: MLTATDLVKDYPVRGGDGVVHALAGVSLAVGDGETLGIVGESGCGKSTLAKLLVRLEDPTSGRVELDGVDLTELRGPALRQQRRHIQMLFQDPYASLNPRLRVGQALGEVLSVHRLADGRQRERRVGELLEMVGLGAPFGARYPHELSGGQRQRVGIARALAVEPKVLLLDEPVSALDVSVRAEIMNLLVDLRRDLGLSYVFISHDVAMVRHISDRVAVMYLGRVVEVGDWKSVLDNPRHPYTAALCAAVPAPNPELSQPIEATVSGEVPNPAAPPSGCPFHPRCPLAQDDCRRLDPALLPLPLSSGHQVACHVAAEQVSDRSAQLAPSGS